The Falsibacillus pallidus genome contains the following window.
ATGCGAAGCCTGGAGCCCTCTATTTTGCAACAGCGACACCTCCATATGCAGAGAAAATGGGGGCTGTAACGATCCAATCTGCTTTAGATTTGCCAGAAACAATCGAAACAATAGACTTTGGACACAGCTTAAGAGCCGGCAGTGGTGCATTGAAAGCGGGCCTGCACCGAAAAATCGAACATGGTGATATTTTGATAGCAGCGTCCGACATGAGGTCCGGAAATCCGAACAGTGAGATGGAATTGAACAGCGGTGACGGGGCGGCATCTATCCTTATTGGTGAGGGGGAAGATGTCATTGCTGAATTGATAGTTTCAGCATCCCTCAATAGTGAACACCTGAGCGTATGGAAGAATCAAGGTGAGCAGTATGTGCGGCAATGGGAAGACCGATTTGTACAGAATGTGTCCATGGAGGCTGCAAAAGAAGCGCTGGATGCTGCATTGGATAAAGCAGGAGTAGATCTGAAAAAGATAGACTCCGCGCTAATATCAGCTCCATTCTCAAAATTCCAGATATCGTTTGCTAAAAGTCTAGGTTTTGCGGCAGAACAGTTAAAGGAAATAGATGACAGCTGGCACGGTCATTTTGGAACAGCCAATCCACTGGCAATGCTGGCCAAATCCTTAGAAAAGAGAAGTCCCGGGGAAACAATTCTCCTGTTAAATATCAGTGAAGGGTGCGATGCATTCCTTTTCCGTTGTACAGAGAGAATAAAAGAGTTTCATCCTCATAAAAGCTCCACTTGGTTTAAAGGAAATAAAAGTACTGAAGTCACTTATGGAGAATTCCTCAAATGGAGAGAAAGGATATCCTTTGATAACGGAAGGAGACCAGAGGCGAAACAGCCATCTGCTCCGGTCTTATGGAGGAATAGAAAAGGGATTCTTTCTTTTCAAGGAAGTGAATGCAAGCGCTGTCATACCCCTTTTATTCCTGCGCAGCGGGTCTGCCCGGCCTGTGGATCAGTGGACGAAATGAAGCCCTGCTCGTTTAAGGGGAAACGTGCTTCGATATTTACTTATACGATGGACTTTCTTGCTTCCTCCCCTTCATCACCATCTGCTTTTGCAGTGATTGATTTTGAAGGGGGAGGAAGAATGCTCTGTCAGGTATCTGATTGGGAAGAAGGAGATTTGCATATTGGGAGAGTAGTAGAGTTTAGCTTCAGAAAGCTATATACTGCATCGGGCGTCCATAATTATTTTTGGAAGGCAGTCCCATCCCGGAAGGAGGCAGAAGCATGAGGGGAATAAGCGATAAAACAGCTGTCGTTGGCATGGGGTGTACCCGCTTTAAAGAACAGTGGGATAAAAGTACGGATGATTTGATCATTGAAGCTGTTCAAGAAGCATTGAACGATGCGGGTATTGAGCTGGATGATATTGATGCGGCATGGATCGGTACCATGGACTCGGGTTATGCAGGAACCACGCTTTCTTCAGCATTGAAGACCAATTATATCCCGGTGACCCGTGTTGAGAATATGTGTGCGACAGGGTCAGAGGCATTTCGGAATGCCTGCTACGCAGTTGCAGCCGGTGCCTATGATACAGTTCTTGTGGTCGGAGTGGAAAAGTTGAAGGATTCCGGCTATAGCGGTCTGGTCATCAATAGCCCAGATGGAGATGGGACATTCCCCAACATCACTGCACCAGCTGCATTTTCTTTATTAGCCCCGGCTTATTTTCACAAATTCGGCCTTGATAACGCCTCGGGCAAAGAGGTGCTGTCCCGGATTGCATGGAAAAATCACCGAAATGGTTCTTTGAATAAAAAAGCGCAGTATCAAAGGGAAATTCCCATGGAGAAGATCATGAATTCCCCTTTGATAGCGGAGCCTTTAGGGATATTGGACTGTTCAGGGGTTGCAGATGGTGCAGCAGCCGCCATCATCATGAGAACTGATGATGCAAAGAGGCGTAAAAAGGATCCCATGTATATAAAGGCCTTGTCGATTGCAGCGGGCAATGGAGAAGGAATGCTGATGCAGGGATTTGATTTTACTTCTATTAAAGAGAATCTTGTTTCTTCCTCCTCTGCATATAAGGAAGCGGGAATCAAAGATCCAAGCAAAGAAATTGATATGGCAGAGGTGCACGATTGTTTTACACCTACAGAACTGGTTATTTATGAAGATCTTGGCTTCAGTGAAAAAGGCATGGGATGGAAGGATGCCATGAATGGGAAGTTTGATTTGGATGGTAAATTGCCAGTCAATCCGGATGGAGGATTAAAGTCTTTCGGACATCCAATCGGTGCGAGCGGACTTCGTATGCTTTATGAAATGTATCTACAATTTCAAGGAAGGGCGGAAAAAAGGCAGTTAAATAACCCGAAAATTGGGCTGACACATAATCTTGGTGGATATCCGTGGCAATGTGTATCATTTGTTTCCATTATCGGAAAAGAGCTTTCATAAATATAGTCAATAGAAAGGTGGATAGAGATGCAGCATCCTTATTTGACAGACGATCATATAGAATTTCGAAAATCATTTAAGAAGTTTTTGGATAAAGAAGCAACACCTTATTATGATCAATGGGAAGAAGACAGGTTGATCCCGCGCTCTTTTTGGAGAAAAATGGGGGATATGGGCTTTCTTTGTCCAAATCTGCCAGAAAAGTATGGTGGGAGCGGTACGGACTGGGGATATTCTGTGGTACTCATTGAAGAATTGGAGAGGGTAGGTTCAGGTCTTGTGGGAATTGGCTTGCACAACGAGATTGTCGTTCCCTATCTTGAAGCATACGGAACGGAGGAGCAAAAACAGAAATGGCTGCCGGGATGTACGGATGGCAGCATCATTACGGCAATTGCCATGACTGAACCGGGGGCGGGCTCAGACTTGGCAAATATCAAAACTTTTGCTCAAAAGAATGGAGACTCCTATGTCATTAATGGACAGAAGACGTTCATCACAAATGGCATACAAGCTGACCTTATTCTCCTGGCATGTAAAACGGATTTAAACGCGTCTCATAACGGTATCAGCCTCTTTCTCATTGAAGAGGGGACTGCGGGGTTTTCAAGGGGAAGGAAGTTAAATAAAATCGGTCTTCATAGCCAGGATACCGCTGAATTGTTCTTTGAAGATTGCCCCGTCCACAAGGATCATCTTTTGGGGGAGCCGGGAAAAGGGTTTTATTATATGATGGAAAAGCTGCAGCAGGAAAGGTTGATTGTAGCTGTTTCAGCCCAAATTGCTGCTGAGGAAATGCTTCGAATGACAGTGGAATATGTAAAAAGCAGAAAAGCATTCGGGAAGTCTGTCTCTAAATTTCAGAATAGTCAGTTTAAATTAGCTGAAATGGCAACGGAAGTGGAAGTAGGCAGGACATTTGTGGACCAATTGATTGCCTGTCATATGAGAGGGGAGGAGGTAACCCAAAAAGTCTCCATGGCAAAATGGTGGATTACAGATATGGCAAAGAAAACGGCAGGTGAATGTTTGCAGCTGCACGGTGGATATGGATATATGGAAGAATATGAAATCGCCAGGAGATATCGTGATATCCCTGTTTCGGCGATATATGCCGGAACCAATGAAATCATGAAATTGATCATTGCTAAAAATATGGGCTTATGAGGAGGTGCAGCCATGAAAGCGTTTGTAGATAAGGCAGGTTTGAAAACCCAGGAATTCAGCTTCACCATTGAAAGGGGAAAGATTAAAGAATTTGTTCAGGCTATCGGCGATCGAAATCCCATTTACCACGAATTAACTGCTGCTTTGGAACAAGGCTACGAAGATATTCCCATTCCGCCGACTTTTGCTACAGTCATAGAAATGTGGGCAGGGCTGGATTTTGAAAAATTAATTGAACTGCTTCAGTTGAATCCTTTGAATGTGCTGCATGGAGAGCAGGAATATGAATATATGAAAACAATCTGTGCAGGTGAAGTCATCTCCGGTCAGATGGAAGTGGTGAAACATGTCCAAAAAGGGAATATGGACTTTTTTAAACTTGAGACGGTCTTTCGGAATTCAACTGGATTAATAGCAATGATAAGCCGTTCGACTGTCATCGAACGTCATTAGGAGGTACCAGTACATGAAAAAAGAATTGCCGGCAATTATTAAAACCCCCCTCACCCATTCACAATTGGTGAAGTATGCGGGAGCCTCCGGAGATTTCAATCCCATCCATACAGTTGTGCCCGTTGCTCAAGAAGCAGGATTAAAGGACTGCATTGCACATGGAATGCTAATCATGGGGATGGCGGGTGAAGCCATTTGTACATGGTTTCCAAGGGAATCTTTAAGGAAGTTTCAAGTCAGATTTCAAAAAATGACCTTTCCGGGAGAAAAGCTCTCAATCAGTGGTAGAATCCTTGGAGAAGAGACTGTTGAAAAAGAAACGTATCTCCTCGGTGAAGTTGCTGCGATAAATGATGAAGGAGAAATGAAGCTGAAAGGCACATTTCGAGTTAAAAAAGAGGAGTGATTTAATTTGAT
Protein-coding sequences here:
- a CDS encoding OB-fold domain-containing protein, which translates into the protein MFGIKAYGIYVPFNRLERNKISHFYGGRPLKGEKSIANFDEDSLSLAINACCNLFSSYKDAKPGALYFATATPPYAEKMGAVTIQSALDLPETIETIDFGHSLRAGSGALKAGLHRKIEHGDILIAASDMRSGNPNSEMELNSGDGAASILIGEGEDVIAELIVSASLNSEHLSVWKNQGEQYVRQWEDRFVQNVSMEAAKEALDAALDKAGVDLKKIDSALISAPFSKFQISFAKSLGFAAEQLKEIDDSWHGHFGTANPLAMLAKSLEKRSPGETILLLNISEGCDAFLFRCTERIKEFHPHKSSTWFKGNKSTEVTYGEFLKWRERISFDNGRRPEAKQPSAPVLWRNRKGILSFQGSECKRCHTPFIPAQRVCPACGSVDEMKPCSFKGKRASIFTYTMDFLASSPSSPSAFAVIDFEGGGRMLCQVSDWEEGDLHIGRVVEFSFRKLYTASGVHNYFWKAVPSRKEAEA
- a CDS encoding acetyl-CoA acetyltransferase codes for the protein MRGISDKTAVVGMGCTRFKEQWDKSTDDLIIEAVQEALNDAGIELDDIDAAWIGTMDSGYAGTTLSSALKTNYIPVTRVENMCATGSEAFRNACYAVAAGAYDTVLVVGVEKLKDSGYSGLVINSPDGDGTFPNITAPAAFSLLAPAYFHKFGLDNASGKEVLSRIAWKNHRNGSLNKKAQYQREIPMEKIMNSPLIAEPLGILDCSGVADGAAAAIIMRTDDAKRRKKDPMYIKALSIAAGNGEGMLMQGFDFTSIKENLVSSSSAYKEAGIKDPSKEIDMAEVHDCFTPTELVIYEDLGFSEKGMGWKDAMNGKFDLDGKLPVNPDGGLKSFGHPIGASGLRMLYEMYLQFQGRAEKRQLNNPKIGLTHNLGGYPWQCVSFVSIIGKELS
- a CDS encoding acyl-CoA dehydrogenase family protein, with the protein product MQHPYLTDDHIEFRKSFKKFLDKEATPYYDQWEEDRLIPRSFWRKMGDMGFLCPNLPEKYGGSGTDWGYSVVLIEELERVGSGLVGIGLHNEIVVPYLEAYGTEEQKQKWLPGCTDGSIITAIAMTEPGAGSDLANIKTFAQKNGDSYVINGQKTFITNGIQADLILLACKTDLNASHNGISLFLIEEGTAGFSRGRKLNKIGLHSQDTAELFFEDCPVHKDHLLGEPGKGFYYMMEKLQQERLIVAVSAQIAAEEMLRMTVEYVKSRKAFGKSVSKFQNSQFKLAEMATEVEVGRTFVDQLIACHMRGEEVTQKVSMAKWWITDMAKKTAGECLQLHGGYGYMEEYEIARRYRDIPVSAIYAGTNEIMKLIIAKNMGL
- a CDS encoding FAS1-like dehydratase domain-containing protein; its protein translation is MKAFVDKAGLKTQEFSFTIERGKIKEFVQAIGDRNPIYHELTAALEQGYEDIPIPPTFATVIEMWAGLDFEKLIELLQLNPLNVLHGEQEYEYMKTICAGEVISGQMEVVKHVQKGNMDFFKLETVFRNSTGLIAMISRSTVIERH
- a CDS encoding MaoC/PaaZ C-terminal domain-containing protein: MKKELPAIIKTPLTHSQLVKYAGASGDFNPIHTVVPVAQEAGLKDCIAHGMLIMGMAGEAICTWFPRESLRKFQVRFQKMTFPGEKLSISGRILGEETVEKETYLLGEVAAINDEGEMKLKGTFRVKKEE